Within Amycolatopsis sp. FDAARGOS 1241, the genomic segment GCGGTCGCGATGGGCGGGCAGGCGCGCTCGATGGGCGTCTACGGCCCCGAGGTGGCAGTGCCGGCCGACGCACCGCCGCTGGACCGCGCGCTGGGCGCGAGCGGCCGCGACCCGCGCTGGCGGCCGTGAGCTAGCGGGAACAGATGCGCGGGCATTCCCCGCACTCGGACTCACCCGGCAGCAGGTAGGAGAAACAGCAGCTCTCTCGCCGTCGCTCCCAGCCGCGGTGCCCGCTTTCGTCGACCGCGACGCGCAGGGTGGAAGCCGAGGTCAACGGCCGGTAGCGCGCGTCGAGCACGAGTGCGGCGTCGGCCACCCCGGCGCCCTCGGCGTCCGGCGTGCCGCCCTGACGGCCCGCCCACCACAGGCAGTTGTCGAGCGCGTCCGTCGCCGCGGCCCACAGCGTGCGCCGGCCCAGGCGGCTGCCGGGCGCGTACGCGCGGACGAAGCGCGCGGCGTGGGCCACGTACTGGGCGCGCAGCACGGCGGCCAGCGCGTGCTCGTCGGCCACGACCGTCGCTTCCGGCCGCGCCGAACCCGGGTCAGTGGGCAGGCAGTGGAAGCCCTCACCCAGCACGGCCATGCCCGCGGGGTGCGGACGGTCATCGCCGAGGCCGAACGCGAGCTGCTCCGGTGTGAGCGACGGCACGCGCCGCTCGT encodes:
- a CDS encoding (2Fe-2S)-binding protein, with amino-acid sequence MNQQRSFRDHRNSRDVGDDLASSLLRVGGLQERGELCTDVPAGWLRCSDLLDEPERFGDWRDRLATWLVRNHGAAPERTAASYVMSWYLHVPAYVGALLLHHERRVPSLTPEQLAFGLGDDRPHPAGMAVLGEGFHCLPTDPGSARPEATVVADEHALAAVLRAQYVAHAARFVRAYAPGSRLGRRTLWAAATDALDNCLWWAGRQGGTPDAEGAGVADAALVLDARYRPLTSASTLRVAVDESGHRGWERRRESCCFSYLLPGESECGECPRICSR